One Mus pahari chromosome 10, PAHARI_EIJ_v1.1, whole genome shotgun sequence genomic window, CACTAAAGAGATGTTGGGTGTCCTGCAGAAgcttaaggacctgagttcagaggaaaatattctcattttaaaaggcCCTATGCACTTGTAATCACAGTGCTGTTGAGGTTGGAGATAGGGAAACTCACTGGAGCTTGGTGGACACCAGTCTAGCTCCATGTTccatgagagactctgtctaaaataaataaataagtcagaaATTGATAAGAGCAGGACATCTAACATTCTTTCCTggactcagcacacacacacacacacacaccatatatgtgtgtacagcacacacaaaatgaaaaaaagcaaaacgTAACAGAACCGACAACTTACACATCCATCACTGGCAGATAAAGCCCACATTGTGCACTGTTGTACACAATGTTGTATAATAGTAACAAGGAGGGAAATCCCACCAACACAGAAAATTCTTAGTTGAAAAATAgcaaattgtttttgttgttgttattgtttgaaaAAAGTTACTTTCCTAGAAAGAGATATGTATATCATAATGAGCAGGAAAGTTACATATCATGCTAGAGATAAGAGTGGGAGGTTGTGTCAGgggatttacttttatttataaatcttttCTCTGgggagccgtgtgtgtgtgtgtgtgtgtgtgtgtgtgtgtgtgtgtgtgtgtgtttggttggttttgtgttttgagacagagtttctctgggtagccttggctgtttgttgtggaacttgctctgtagaccaggatggcctcgagcaggtagagatctgcttgcttctgccttccaagtgttaaGATTAAGGctaccgggctggtgagatggctcagtgggtaagagcacccgactgctcttccaaaggtccggagttcaaatcccagcaaccacatggtggctcNctcacaaccatccttaacaagatctgacgccctcttctggagtgtctgaagacagctacagtgaacttaaatataataaataaatcttaaaaaaaaaaaaaaaaaaaaaaaaaaaaagattaaggctACCACCCACCAGCCTGTTCCTAATCTTTACATCACATGAATACTcagatttgaactctgcacctttggaagagcagtcagtgctcttacccactgagccatctcaccagcccgaatactcatttttcttaattctttttaaagatttgtttgtttgtttgtttaattcatgTGAGTacatcgctgtcttcagacacaccagaagaaggcatcagaccccatgacagatggctgtgagccactatgtggttgctggaaattgaactcaggacctctggaagagcagtcagtgctcttaaccgctgagccatctctccagcccttttcttaatttttgaatGGTGTTGTTGATGGAATCCAGAGCCTCAACTACACCAGACAAGAGCTGTATCTCTGAACTATTTTCCCAGCCCTGAACCATTCCTAAAAAGAAACAATGACAGTATCAAAGGTCAAGCCAATTAAAGTCTTATTTTTTAGTTTGGAATATCATCTCTCGTACTATTGGGTTTCAGAGTTAAAGACAAACACGGTTCATCAGTGAACATCATTTTTGTGgcttaggtttttctttctttttttttttttcttttttttttaagatttatttatttattatatgtaagtacactatagctgtctacagacactccagaagagggcgtcaggtcttgttacggaaGGTTATGAGTCATcctgcggttgctgggatttgaactccggaccttcaggaagagcagtcgggtgctcttacccactgagccatctcaccagccctggcttaGGTTTTTCAATGAACCCAGATGGTTGGAGTAACGCAGCGGGCCCCTGATAGCTAGCTGAAGCCCAGGGCATACGCATGCGCCCCTTCTGCGTCGCCGCAGCGAAGGCAGCTCAGTACGATTCCTTCGCGTGGATGCCCTGGGTAACCGGAAGAAGGCCGGGGACTTCAAAATCCACTAGAACACCCGCTCCCACGCGGGGTTCTGCTAGGGTTCCGCATCGAGGCGTCGGGCACCGATGCTGGCAGAAGTCCCGCGAGGAGCAACCCGGCCGCGAGCCGTGACGTGGCCCAATCCGCAGCCTGCTCTGGCAGTTTCGTCCCAACCGGTACTCAGGTCCAGCTGCGCCCTCGAAGGGCGGGGCCGCAGAGGGGCGGGTCTTCTACGTGGACCAATAGGGACTCGCGCCGGGTCTCGGGGGCGGTGCCAAGTGCGCGGCGCAGGGCCGGGTGGCAGGGGCGCCAATGAGCGTGCGCCGCGTCCGGGGCCGGCTGGTGCGCGAGACGCCGCTGAGAGGTTGGTGGCCACTGTAACAGTTTGCAAACGAAGGGGAGTTGTGAAGGGCCTGGGGTTGGGGTCGTGCTGTTGGCCGTGCGGGTACGTCCTCGCCGCCTTGATCCCGGAGCGAGGGACGCAGGAGCTGAAGGCCAGAGGGAGCGGGGGTGAGGATGGAGCAGCCGTCGGGCCGCGGCTCCTAGGGGAGGCAGCGTGCTAGCTTCGGGGGCGGGCCGGTAGCCGGAGCGAGGGCCGCACGGACACCGGTCCCTTCGGTCCTGAAGTTCAGGCGCTGAGCTGCCCCCTCGCGCTCGGCGTGGGCCCGAATCCATTTCTGGGAGTGGGATCTTCCTTCGTCAGGTGAGGTTTAGGTGAACACCCACCCGGCTGGTAACCTTAGCCCGCACAACGTCTGCGTAGGCAGCGGGGCCCAGGAGTGGGATGGGCAAGGAGGGTGGGCTGGACAATGCTCAGGGAattcagagaaggggaaagaccCTTCTATGCCAGCCATCCCCAACGTCATCACCTTCCAGTTCCTGCCCAGGCTTAACCTGGCTTTCCCCGCCACCCGGGGACCCCAGGTGTGAGGTATTTGAGCCGATTTCGAGGGTCCTGGCCAAGCTCCAGGTATCTGACAGGTACAGTGCTGTGGTGTACCGATTACTTGCCTGTATGTAGACCGAAAAAAGgtcaattctttttatttgtctAAATAAGTGGTGGAGGGCCCTTTTGCTTCGGCCCGAATGTGAGACACTTGGTAGGATGTTTAAAATGATTGTTTAAAATGATTGAAACTcctcaggaaggaagagaagaggccgAGCTGCTGTGCTTTTAGCCAAAGTGCAACAGATAAGAATCTTTGAGCTTGTCTGTTCTGGGATGTGgttctgtttccttcttcattCAGCATCCAGTTACAGGTGTTTTTCCTTCTCCATCAGGGTCACAATGGCAGCCACAGTAAGaaggcagaggccaaggaggcTACTCTGTTGGGCCTTGGTGGCTGTCCTCTTGGCAGACCTGTTGGCACTGAGCGGTATGTACCTGGCAAAAGCGTCAAAGAGGAGTAAATGGAAGGATAAGAGGGCACAAGGTGCCTACTCGAGTTTGGGGTTGCTGGATCTAGCCTTTTCCTTGATCTTTGCCATGGAAAGCAGACTGCTTTCATTGATTTACCTTTGGAAGGCAGGAGGgtgtgggaagcagagaactgacagAGAAACCTActttctgtcttcccttcagACACATTGGCTGTGATGTCTGTAGACCTGGGCAGTGAATCCATGAAGGTGGCCATTGTCAAGCCTGGAGTGCCCATGGAGATTGTATTGAACAAGTAAGAGTAGATCTGGGTGAGGGgtgtgtatataatttatagTGCCACTTCAAACTGGTGGCTGAGCCCCCGAATGAGATCTGGAGGGGTCTGGCTTCATAGTCTGCTGCAGGCAGCTGGGCTAATGCTGCTTTCTCTTAGGGAATCTCGGAGGAAAACTCCAGTGACTGTGaccttgaaagaaaatgaaaggttttTAGGTGATAGTGCGGCCGGCATGGTGAGTAACAGCCCTCGCCAGATTCGTTCCCCCAGAGGCTAGCCTCTTATTTAGGGGGATGAAGTAGAGGCAAGCTAAGGTAGGTTTGGGCCTAAGAACCTGCTGGGTTTTCTCCCTTCAGGCCATCAAGAACCCAAAGGCTACGCTCCGTTATTTCCAGCACCTCCTTGGAAAACAGGCGGGTAACCCTCATGTGGCCCTTTATCAGTCCCGTTTCCCAGAACATGAGCTAATTGTTGACCCACAAAGACAGACTGTGCGCTTCCAGATCAGTCCGTGAGTGTCCAGAGCGGGAAGGTAGCCCCTTGTTGGCATGTGTTTGTGGTCATTTGGCTTGATGTTTGCCTTCCCGGGcctcaccaccacctcctcctcctcttcctcctcctcctcctcctcctcctcctcctcctcctcctcccctcaggCAGCTGCAGTTCTCTCCCGAGGAGGTGCTGGGCATGGTTCTGAACTACTCCCGTTCCTTGGCTGAAGATTTTGCAGGTGAGCATCAAGGTGGTGCTGGTGGCAGAGGGACCTCCCCAAATGTACAGTGACTGTCAAGCAGAGCCTCTTTGATTTCTTATTGGAAATTGGACCATGCCCGAGGACCTGTTTGGTTGTCACAAGCTTGGGATGTGCTCCTGGCATCTAGTATGTAGAGGCTAGGGAGGCCCAGTAAGAGTCAGTGGTACTGTTTGGAAATCTTGGTCTGATGTTTGGGTTGCTGAGATCCTGGTCTTTTGTCCTCTGTAGAACAACCCATTAAGGATGCAGTGATCACCGTGCCAGCCTTTTTCAACCAGGCTGAGCGCCGAGCTGTGCTGCAGGCTGCTCGGATGGCTGGCCTCAAGGTGCTGCAGCTCATCAATGACAACACCGCCACAGCCCTCAGCTATGGTGTCTTCCGCCGGAAAGATATCAATTCCACAGCACAGGTGAGCCAGGGAGGCCTCCTGGCCACTAAATACACAAGACGCTGAGTCTGAGGATGGAGGATCCTTGACCCATTTTGCATCGTGTTTGCATGGCCATCCCTTGACAAATTGTGACAAATAGCTGCCTTTCAGTACCCATTGGAGTTAGTTAGCTTTTTGAAGGGTgacaccttttttcttttcagtcaaaCAAGTAGACAGGCATCCTGCATTTGATAAActatctctttgttttgtttctttttttgtggggTGGTTTTGAGGggtgagacaggttttctctgtgtggctttgctgtcctataactcagtgtgtaagccaggctggcctggaactcagagatccacctgcctctgcctcctgagcactggaatgaaagaaagatgtgtgccaccacacttagcTTGGCTTCTACATTAGGTTCCTATGACGGTATCCTTGGTGTCTCCACAGAATGTCATGTTCTATGACATGGGCTCAGGCAGCACTGTGTGCACCATCGTGACCTACCAGACAGTGAAGACTAAGGAGGCTGGGATGCAACCACAGCTGCAGATCCGGGGCGTGGGGTAGGTTCCTGAGACCTCAGGGAGAGGTGACTCCTGCATTTCAAGTGCCTTTTCTGATTCCTGAGGGAACACTTCCTGGATACAGCTTGGGTTTCTGGAGGGGCTGCTCCGGAAGAAGACATGAAAGCCGGAGAGGCAGTTTGCTCCTGACACGTTATATCAGTGACattgtctttctttccctctttggtttctgttttgtttttgttttggtgtctagagacagggtttctctgtgtagccatggctatcctgaaactcactctgtagaccaggctggccttgagtttacgGAGATCCAGTTGCCTCTCTGCCTGCTAAGTGTGACTAAAGGCACCTGCTGCACCAACATCACCCTAccaattctttgtttttactGAGGTTGAATCTAGAGTCTCACACACGCCATAAAACATTCTGCTACTAAACTGTATAaccctggaacttactgtgaTATTCAGGTTTAAAAAACAGCAAAGCCCTTCCTAAACAAGGTATTAGGATATAATCCTAGCATTGGGGCAGAAATGTAAACTCCATCTCTAGCTACATATGGAGCACTAGTGCAGTGTAGAATATGTGAGACCCTGTATGGGAGTGGCGGGGGAGCTTTTCAGCTCCTCACTGTTCCGCTAGGAGGATCTCATAAGATATTGACTGGTGTACAGACAGTAGCTCTGTACTGGGATCTTGCCTAGTATTCATGGGCCCCAAACTCACCTGTTTGAGCCCTGCCTGCTGCAGCTGTGTCTTAGctctttgactgttttgttttgttttttattcttttgtttttttggttttttttttttttttgtttttttcaagacaggatttctctgtagccctggctgtcctggaactcactttgtagaccagactggcctcgaactcagaaatccgcttgtctctgcctcccgagtgctaggattaaaggcgtgcgccaccaacggcCGGCAGactgtgttgtttttattttttggagatcTCTCCATGTCATCCTGGCTTTCACGGaactctgtatagaccaggctggcctcgaactcggagatccgcctgcctctgcccccaagtgctggatgTAAAACATGAACGGCATGGAGATGAAGCAACCGTGGGTGGCTCCTCTTATCTTAAAGAATCTCTCTCATCTGTCAGAGCTTTGAGTGTACTTCCTCCCTTGAGGTCTTGAGGAAAACTGTTGTTCTGTCTAGAATGTGCTTCGCTCTCTTCGCTGACTACTATTTGAGTAGTTTGGACTTCCTATGTGCGTTCTGCTATCCTCTCCTGCTTTTTATGACTGTGATTTTACGTTTAGGAAGTTATTCTTCTATTAGATTATAAATTCTAATAGAGCTGTCTCCTCTCCTGCTCTTCTTGTCACTTACATTCAAGTACTTGATACGCAGTAATATGCTGAGTGACTGGGTGGATGAGCTGTCCCTGAATTGCTGTGTGTGCTGTAGggatgcaggcagaacactggtGTCTCTTGTGACAGAGGGAGGGTCCTTACGCTGTACTTGTTCCTTTTCTTGAACAGATTTGACCGCACCTTGGGTGGCCTGGAGATGGAGCTTCGGCTGCGAGAACACCTGGCTAAGCTTTTCAATGAGCAGCGCAAGGGCCAGAAAGCCAAGGATGTTCGGGAAAACCCCCGGGCCATGGCCAAACTGCTTCGGGAAGCCAATCGGCTTAAAACCGTCCTGAGTGCCAACGCTGATCACATGGCACAGGTACCCACATGGGACCGTGTAGAGAGCAGGCTTGTGGCTCCTGTCCTGTTCTCTTGAACTCCATCTTCTTTTGCCCAGAGAGCAGACCTGACCAGAGCCCTTACTCCTCTTCCCACAGATTGAGGGCTTGATGGATGATGTGGACTTCAAGGCCAAAGTAACTCGGGTGGAGTTCGAGGAGCTGTGTGCAGATTTGTTTGATCGCGTGCCTGGGCCTGTGCAGCAGGCCCTGCAGAGTGCCGAGATGAGCTTGGTGAGGGATGAGGGAGACAGATGTGCCAACAGGACAGCATAGCACACCCAGTGAGTGTCAGAGGGAAAGAGCGTTAACTCCTGCATCTCACCTTCCCCTTTCGCAGGATCAAATTGAACAGGTGATCCTGGTGGGTGGGGCCACTCGTGTTCCCAAAGTTCAAGAGGTGCTGCTAAAGGCCGTGGGCAAGTGAGTACAGTGTCGGAGCTGGGCATGGAGCTGGAGGCTGGCCACTCCACTCCCAGGTAGATAACGCTAAAGCTGTGTCCCTAGGGAGGAACTAGGAAAGAACATCAATGCAGATGAAGCCGCCGCCATGGGGGCTGTGTACCAGGCCGCGGCGCTCAGCAAGGCCTTCAAAGTGAAGCCATTTGTTGTGCGGGATGCTGTCATTTACCCCATTCTGGTAAGCTTGACCTGGTGACACTCTTCGCTTCTCCACTGAGATCTCTGTTCACCTTAGCCTGTCCCCTTTTCTTTCATCTGAGAGATTCTGTTCCCTCCTATCTACTAACAGAGCTTCCCTGGGTCTCCAGTGCACCTTCTCCTTGCCTGTTATGTAGGTGGAGTTCAcaagagaggtggaggaggagccTGGGCTCCGAAGTCTGAAACACAATAAGCGTGTGCTCTTCTCCCGAATGGGGCCCTATCCTCAGCGCAAAGTCATCACCTTTAACCGCTACAGCCATGATTTCAACTTCCACATCAACTACGGTGACCTGGGCTTCCTGGGGCCTGAGGATCTTCGGTGAGGGGCGGGGGCAGGACGGTACCTCCAGGGTGTGGGAGGTGTGCCTGCCATATTATctaaggatggggaggggaatgtggGACTTGAAGGGCTGAAGGTGGGTTAGGGTTGTTATGAacagcctgtctcagaaagaggGTCCATCTTTCCAAGTCCTGGGTAGGGACCCTGACATCTCATGCCTGCAGGCCATATGGTCTGAAGTTAGTGATGGGCCAGGTGGATCTCCtcaaactctttttcttttcctcccaacCAGGGTATTTGGCTCCCAGAATCTGaccacagtgaaactaaaaggcGTGGGAGAGAGCTTCAAGAAATATCCCGACTATGAGTCCAAAGGCATCAAGGCCCACTTTAACCTGGATGAGAGTGGCGTGCTCAGTTTAGATAGGGTGAGAGCGAGAGGGAACCCTATCTAGGTAGGGGTGAACCCTGGATCACCAGCCTCTCTGAGTGGATTCACAGGATACCATAAAGCTTTTTGGAAGCAGATAGGATGAATCTTGTCTTTAAACACAGTGCAGCAATGGGCCTCTTTGTGACCAGCACATACTATGGTCACTGTAACTTGCTTAGAGGGAAAtacacgtttaaaaaaaaaacaacaaaaaaactgtgtAGGTCTATGTCTTCACCATTTattgtgcctggtgcctatggggGCTAAACAAGGATataggatcccctagaactggagttaataaatggatgtggatgctgggagttggACCCAgtgctgcaccatctctccaacccgttaagacttttttttttgagaatgtgtgtatataatggGGATGGGTTGCAAGCATGCCACAGCAGACGTAGAGCCAGAGGAAACAGGAAACTAGTTGGTTCTCATTTCCATTTGGTGAGAGtaagcaccttcacctgctgagccatcttgccagcccagagAAACGCCTTTCTTTaattcagtttaaaataaaatgtgtgtggatGGCTTgtctgcacatatatgtatgtctgatgccccaggaggccagaagagggagtcagatcccttgGTGCTGCAGTgagagatgattgtgagccaccatgtcagtgTTGAGCATCATACCTGGGTTCTACTGAAAGCCAGTCCATGCTctttgctgctgagccatctcttcagccctcaaaTAAGCCAGCTTCTAAAGAGTAAttttgagccaggtgtggtggtacagcactcaggaggcagaggccgctcgagtttgaggccagcctggtctacaaaatgactctaggacagccagggctctgtgatACCGAGAGagaactgtttcaaaaaaaaaaaaagtgttttaattagaattttcTAACACACTGGGAAAATGGTCTATTGTATTGCCAAGTAGAGACCTGGAGGGCTCTAAGGAGAGGAGTGGGAGCCTGTCCTGAGAGAGCTGGCACTTAAAGGGGGATTGGCCATCTAGGAGTTTAAGAAAAGGAGGGTGAGAGAGTAGATCCTAACAGGTGCAAGTCATTTTGTATTCCTAGTGTATGCAT contains:
- the Hyou1 gene encoding hypoxia up-regulated protein 1 yields the protein MAATVRRQRPRRLLCWALVAVLLADLLALSDTLAVMSVDLGSESMKVAIVKPGVPMEIVLNKESRRKTPVTVTLKENERFLGDSAAGMAIKNPKATLRYFQHLLGKQAGNPHVALYQSRFPEHELIVDPQRQTVRFQISPQLQFSPEEVLGMVLNYSRSLAEDFAEQPIKDAVITVPAFFNQAERRAVLQAARMAGLKVLQLINDNTATALSYGVFRRKDINSTAQNVMFYDMGSGSTVCTIVTYQTVKTKEAGMQPQLQIRGVGFDRTLGGLEMELRLREHLAKLFNEQRKGQKAKDVRENPRAMAKLLREANRLKTVLSANADHMAQIEGLMDDVDFKAKVTRVEFEELCADLFDRVPGPVQQALQSAEMSLDQIEQVILVGGATRVPKVQEVLLKAVGKEELGKNINADEAAAMGAVYQAAALSKAFKVKPFVVRDAVIYPILVEFTREVEEEPGLRSLKHNKRVLFSRMGPYPQRKVITFNRYSHDFNFHINYGDLGFLGPEDLRVFGSQNLTTVKLKGVGESFKKYPDYESKGIKAHFNLDESGVLSLDRVESVFETLVEDSPEEESTLTKLGNTISSLFGGGTSSDAKENGTDAVQEEEESPAEGSKDEPAEQGELKEEAEGPAEETSQPPPSEPKGDAAREGERPDEKESGDKPEAQKPEEKGQAGPEGAAPAPEEEKKPKPARKQKVVEEIGVELAVLDLPDLPEDELARSVQKLEDLTLRDLEKQEREKAANSLEAFIFETQDKLYQPEYQEVSTEEQREEISGRLSATSAWLEDEGFGATTVMLKDKLAELRKLCQALFFRVEERRKWPERLSALDNLLNHSSIFLKGARLIPEMDQVFTEVEMTTLEKVINDTWAWKNATLAEQAKLPATEKPVLLSKDIEAKMMALDREVQYLLNKAKFTKPRPRPKDKNGTRTEPPLNASAGDQEEKVIPPAGQTEEAKPILEPDKEETGTEPADSEPLELGGPGAGSEQEEQTAGQKRPSKNDEL